One segment of Micromonospora sp. M71_S20 DNA contains the following:
- a CDS encoding sugar ABC transporter substrate-binding protein — protein MSRRHLAILTAAVLAATTLTACGDSGGSSGAAGKTLTYWASNQGASLEADKQTLQPELDKFEQQTGIKVNVEVVPWSDLLNRLLTAATSGQGPDVVNIGNTWSASLQATGALVEFDDATLAKVGGKDRFVPAALAAAGAPGKPPAAVPLYSLAYALYYNKKAFADAGVTSPPTTWEQVAEVGRKLTGGGRWGLAVEGANPSENAHHAFTFSQQYGGEWFDSAGKPTFDTPQNVAAVKRYVDLMAVDKIVNPSNAEYAQNQSVSDFANGKAAMLLWQAAGSNLKSQNMAPDAYGIAPVPFPATPPAGGRKVNSMVAGINLAVFKHTKNTDAALEFVKFMTSDAEQVALNRTYGSLPAVSTVANDPAFAAPEQKVLQQTLATTAAPLPQVPDESTFETLVGTAIKELFAEAAGGKPITEESVRQKLTRAQQQMR, from the coding sequence GTGTCGAGACGACACCTCGCGATACTCACGGCGGCCGTGCTGGCCGCCACCACACTGACCGCCTGCGGCGACTCCGGCGGCTCCTCCGGCGCAGCCGGGAAGACCCTCACCTACTGGGCCAGCAACCAGGGCGCCAGCCTGGAGGCCGACAAGCAGACCCTCCAGCCGGAACTGGACAAGTTCGAGCAGCAGACCGGCATCAAGGTCAACGTCGAGGTGGTGCCCTGGTCGGACCTGCTCAACCGGCTGCTCACCGCCGCCACCTCCGGCCAGGGCCCGGACGTGGTCAACATCGGCAACACCTGGTCGGCGTCGTTGCAGGCCACCGGCGCGCTGGTCGAGTTCGACGACGCCACCCTCGCCAAGGTCGGCGGGAAGGACCGGTTCGTGCCCGCGGCGCTGGCCGCCGCCGGCGCGCCCGGCAAACCGCCGGCCGCGGTGCCGCTCTACAGCCTCGCCTACGCCCTCTACTACAACAAGAAGGCGTTCGCCGACGCCGGCGTCACCAGCCCGCCCACCACCTGGGAACAGGTGGCCGAGGTCGGGCGCAAGCTCACCGGCGGCGGCCGCTGGGGCCTCGCCGTCGAGGGGGCCAACCCGTCGGAGAACGCCCACCACGCCTTCACCTTCAGCCAGCAGTACGGCGGCGAGTGGTTCGACTCCGCCGGCAAGCCGACCTTCGACACCCCGCAGAACGTCGCCGCCGTCAAGCGGTACGTCGACCTGATGGCCGTCGACAAGATCGTCAACCCGAGCAACGCCGAGTACGCGCAGAACCAGTCGGTCTCCGACTTCGCCAACGGCAAGGCCGCCATGCTGCTCTGGCAGGCCGCCGGGTCCAACCTGAAGTCGCAGAACATGGCCCCCGACGCGTACGGGATCGCCCCCGTGCCGTTCCCGGCCACCCCGCCGGCGGGCGGCAGGAAGGTCAACAGCATGGTCGCGGGGATCAACCTCGCGGTGTTCAAGCACACGAAGAACACCGACGCCGCGCTGGAGTTCGTCAAGTTCATGACCAGCGACGCCGAGCAGGTGGCGCTGAACAGGACGTACGGCTCGCTGCCCGCCGTCTCCACCGTGGCGAACGACCCGGCGTTCGCCGCCCCGGAGCAGAAGGTGCTCCAGCAGACCCTCGCCACCACGGCGGCGCCACTGCCGCAGGTGCCCGACGAGAGCACCTTCGAGACCCTCGTCGGCACCGCCATCAAGGAACTCTTCGCCGAGGCCGCTGGCGGCAAACCGATCACCGAGGAGAGCGTCCGGCAGAAGCTGACCCGGGCCCAGCAGCAGATGCGCTGA
- a CDS encoding ROK family transcriptional regulator has translation MELARATNRGVRLRNRSALLSKVFLDGPLTRQDLVRSTGLSQPAVSNVVGDLIDEGLIAEAGAAESDGGRPSMMLRVAPRFAFVVGVDVGETRVRVELFDFAMTQLASVAYPLDPRRTEPAEVAGHVLAGIDAVTARAGVAVDEVLGAGIGVSGVVEQGREAVVHAQSLGWDRVPLERLIAAGTDLPLHIDNGAKTLGQAEMWFGAGRGARHAVFALVGSGIGTAVVTNGVTYRGASSSAGEWGHTTLIYGGRPCRCGGRGCLEAYVGAEAVIDRYREARGGHPVPGGDEESQLAALIDAADTSAAARRVLDETAEYLGAGVANLINLFNPERVVLGGWAGMALGGLLPAVREAAGRQALRQPYEQASIELGLLGVDAVALGAATLPIARLLTAGGVRSANRRVTEQIELHG, from the coding sequence GTGGAGCTGGCGCGCGCGACCAACCGGGGCGTCCGGCTGCGAAACCGGTCCGCCCTGCTGTCGAAGGTCTTCCTGGACGGCCCGCTCACCCGGCAGGACCTGGTCCGCAGCACGGGGCTGAGCCAGCCGGCGGTCAGCAACGTGGTCGGCGACCTGATCGACGAGGGGCTGATCGCCGAGGCGGGCGCCGCCGAGTCCGACGGCGGCCGGCCCAGCATGATGCTGCGGGTCGCGCCGCGGTTCGCCTTCGTCGTCGGCGTGGACGTCGGCGAGACCCGGGTCCGGGTGGAGCTGTTCGACTTCGCGATGACCCAGCTGGCCAGCGTCGCGTACCCGCTCGATCCGCGGCGGACGGAGCCGGCGGAGGTGGCCGGGCACGTGCTGGCCGGCATCGACGCGGTCACCGCCCGGGCCGGGGTGGCCGTCGACGAGGTGCTCGGCGCCGGCATCGGCGTCTCCGGGGTGGTCGAGCAGGGCCGGGAGGCCGTGGTGCACGCCCAGTCGCTCGGCTGGGACCGGGTGCCGTTGGAGCGGCTGATCGCGGCGGGCACCGACCTGCCGCTGCACATCGACAACGGGGCGAAGACGCTCGGCCAGGCGGAGATGTGGTTCGGCGCGGGCCGGGGGGCCCGGCACGCCGTCTTCGCGCTGGTCGGTTCGGGGATCGGCACCGCCGTGGTGACCAACGGGGTGACCTACCGGGGCGCCTCCAGCAGCGCGGGGGAGTGGGGGCACACCACCCTCATCTACGGCGGGCGGCCCTGCCGCTGCGGAGGCCGCGGCTGCCTGGAGGCGTACGTCGGCGCGGAGGCCGTCATCGACCGCTACCGGGAGGCCCGGGGCGGCCACCCGGTCCCGGGCGGGGACGAGGAGTCACAGCTGGCCGCCCTGATCGACGCGGCCGACACCTCGGCGGCCGCCCGGCGGGTGCTGGACGAGACGGCCGAGTACCTCGGTGCCGGGGTGGCCAACCTGATCAACCTGTTCAACCCGGAGCGGGTCGTGCTCGGGGGCTGGGCCGGCATGGCGCTGGGCGGCCTGCTGCCGGCCGTCCGGGAGGCCGCCGGCCGCCAGGCGCTGCGGCAGCCGTACGAGCAGGCCTCGATCGAGCTGGGCCTGCTGGGCGTCGACGCGGTGGCGCTCGGCGCGGCGACGCTCCCGATCGCCCGGCTGCTCACGGCGGGCGGGGTGCGGTCGGCGAACCGGCGGGTTACCGAACAAATCGAACTTCACGGATAA
- a CDS encoding discoidin domain-containing protein, giving the protein MTSRAISVRPTPPPGRPARRLLIGLALLLVAALTPAATPPAQAAPSLLSQGRPATASSTENAGTPAAAAVDGDAGTRWASAFSDPQWIQVDLGARANLSQVVLSWEGAYGRAFTIQTSDDGAAWTTVHSTTAGTGGTQTLDVAGAGRYVRMHGTARGTGYGYSLWEFQVYGEAGGTAPTCGSANVAQGRPATASSVENAGLPASAAVDGNPGTRWASAAADPQWLRVDLGSVRSICRVVLAWEAAHARAFQLQTSVDGSAWTTVYGTTTGTGGSQSLAVTGSGRYLRVYGTARATTYGYSLWELAVNVPGDDAPPVEPTDPRNPNFGPNTFVFDPSTPTATIQSRLNTIFTQQERNQFGPERYAVLFKPGTYTADVNLGFFTQVAGLGMSPDDVNLNGHVRAEAFWMGGNATQNFWRAAENLSVTLPAGVTVERWAVSQAAPYRRMHLRGAQNQIQLWNGGDGWSSGGLMADTRIDGLVVSGSQQQWYSRNSEFGGWTGSVWNMVFQGVTGAPPPHFPNPSHTVIPQTPQVREKPFLYVDGTGEYRVFVPALRTNSTGTSWYGRTPAGSSISLSQFYVVRPGTGAATINAALAQGRHLLFTPGVHRVTEPIRVDRPDTVVLGLGLATVQADNGAVAMRVADVDGVKVAGIMFEAGQVNSPVLMEVGPPGSAASHAANPTSLHDVFFRIGGPGVGRATNTLTVNSDHVIGDHMWLWRADHGDGVGWTVNTADTGLTVNGDDVTMYGLFVEHYQRYQTVWNGNGGRTYFYQNEMPYDPPNQAAWMNGATRGYAAYKVADSVSTHQAWGMGSYCYFNVDPSVVADRAIEAPTSPNVRFTNMVTVSLGGVGTINRVVNGTGGTANAANQQVYLTTYP; this is encoded by the coding sequence ATGACATCTCGCGCCATATCCGTACGCCCGACGCCGCCGCCGGGGCGACCCGCCCGGCGGTTGCTCATCGGTCTCGCGCTGCTCCTCGTCGCGGCGCTCACCCCCGCCGCGACGCCCCCGGCGCAGGCCGCCCCGAGCCTGCTGTCCCAGGGACGGCCCGCGACCGCCTCGTCGACGGAGAACGCCGGCACCCCGGCGGCCGCCGCGGTCGACGGCGACGCCGGCACCCGCTGGGCCAGCGCCTTCAGCGACCCGCAGTGGATCCAGGTCGACCTCGGCGCCCGGGCCAACCTCAGCCAGGTGGTCCTGTCCTGGGAGGGCGCCTACGGCCGGGCCTTCACGATCCAGACCTCCGACGACGGCGCGGCCTGGACGACCGTGCACAGCACCACCGCCGGCACCGGCGGCACCCAGACCCTGGACGTCGCGGGCGCCGGCCGGTACGTCCGGATGCACGGCACCGCGCGCGGCACCGGCTACGGCTACTCCCTCTGGGAGTTCCAGGTCTACGGGGAGGCCGGCGGCACCGCGCCCACCTGCGGCAGCGCCAACGTCGCCCAGGGCCGGCCGGCCACCGCGTCGTCGGTGGAGAACGCCGGCCTCCCCGCCTCGGCGGCGGTCGACGGCAACCCGGGCACCCGCTGGGCCAGCGCCGCCGCGGACCCCCAGTGGCTGCGGGTGGACCTGGGCTCCGTGCGGTCGATCTGCCGCGTGGTGCTGGCCTGGGAGGCCGCCCACGCGCGGGCGTTCCAGCTCCAGACCTCGGTCGACGGCAGCGCCTGGACCACCGTGTACGGCACCACCACCGGCACCGGGGGCAGCCAGTCGCTCGCCGTCACCGGCAGCGGCCGCTACCTGCGGGTGTACGGCACGGCGCGAGCCACCACCTACGGCTACTCGCTCTGGGAGCTGGCGGTGAACGTGCCGGGCGACGACGCCCCGCCGGTGGAGCCCACCGACCCCCGCAACCCGAACTTCGGGCCGAACACCTTCGTCTTCGACCCGTCCACCCCGACCGCCACCATCCAGAGCCGGCTGAACACGATCTTCACGCAGCAGGAGCGCAACCAGTTCGGCCCCGAGCGCTACGCCGTGCTGTTCAAGCCCGGCACCTACACCGCCGACGTCAACCTCGGCTTCTTCACCCAGGTCGCCGGTCTCGGCATGAGCCCGGACGACGTCAACCTCAACGGCCACGTACGCGCCGAGGCGTTCTGGATGGGCGGCAACGCCACGCAGAACTTCTGGCGGGCCGCCGAGAACCTCTCGGTGACCCTGCCGGCCGGGGTGACCGTGGAGCGGTGGGCGGTCTCGCAGGCCGCGCCGTACCGGCGGATGCACCTGCGCGGCGCGCAGAACCAGATCCAGCTGTGGAACGGCGGCGACGGCTGGTCCAGCGGCGGCCTGATGGCCGACACCAGGATCGACGGCCTGGTCGTCTCCGGGTCGCAGCAGCAGTGGTACTCGCGCAACAGCGAGTTCGGCGGCTGGACCGGCTCGGTGTGGAACATGGTCTTCCAGGGCGTCACCGGCGCCCCGCCGCCGCACTTCCCCAACCCCTCGCACACCGTCATCCCGCAGACCCCCCAGGTGCGGGAGAAGCCCTTCCTCTACGTCGACGGCACCGGCGAGTACCGCGTCTTCGTGCCCGCGCTGCGCACCAACTCCACCGGCACCAGCTGGTACGGCAGGACCCCGGCCGGCTCGTCCATCTCCCTCAGCCAGTTCTACGTCGTGCGGCCGGGCACCGGCGCGGCCACCATCAACGCCGCGCTCGCCCAGGGCCGGCACCTGCTGTTCACCCCGGGCGTGCACCGGGTCACCGAGCCGATCCGGGTGGACCGCCCCGACACGGTGGTCCTCGGCCTCGGCCTGGCAACCGTCCAGGCCGACAACGGCGCCGTCGCGATGCGGGTCGCCGACGTGGACGGCGTGAAGGTGGCGGGCATCATGTTCGAGGCCGGCCAGGTGAACTCGCCGGTGCTCATGGAGGTCGGCCCGCCCGGCTCGGCGGCGAGCCACGCGGCCAACCCGACCTCGCTGCACGACGTCTTCTTCCGCATCGGCGGGCCGGGCGTCGGCCGGGCCACCAACACGTTGACCGTCAACAGCGACCACGTGATCGGTGACCACATGTGGCTCTGGCGCGCCGACCACGGCGACGGGGTCGGCTGGACGGTGAACACCGCCGACACGGGCCTGACGGTCAACGGCGACGACGTGACCATGTACGGCCTCTTCGTCGAGCACTACCAGCGGTACCAGACGGTGTGGAACGGCAACGGGGGCCGGACGTACTTCTACCAGAACGAGATGCCGTACGACCCGCCGAACCAGGCCGCCTGGATGAACGGGGCCACCCGCGGCTACGCGGCGTACAAGGTGGCCGACTCGGTGAGCACCCACCAGGCGTGGGGGATGGGCAGCTACTGCTACTTCAACGTCGACCCCTCGGTCGTCGCCGACCGGGCCATCGAGGCACCGACGAGCCCGAACGTCCGGTTCACCAACATGGTCACCGTCTCCCTCGGTGGCGTGGGCACCATCAACCGGGTGGTCAACGGCACCGGCGGCACCGCCAACGCGGCCAATCAGCAGGTGTACCTCACGACCTACCCGTGA
- a CDS encoding TetR family transcriptional regulator has translation MTSAGTEPAPGRRDRKKRQTRAALTEAALRLVAERGLAQVTVEEISEAADVSPRTFFNYFACKDDALVGDQADHAARLVARLAAVPPEVPVLTALRTALDEVIDEVRAERELWCLRMDVVTRNPALLPRLLAGNAETERAIVEVVAARVGVDADHGYPALVTAVTGAALRHAMTRWAAHPDRPDLADLVDEAFAALAAGLPQPDRS, from the coding sequence GTGACATCCGCCGGAACCGAACCCGCTCCCGGGCGGCGCGACCGCAAGAAGCGCCAGACCCGGGCCGCGCTGACCGAGGCGGCCCTGCGCCTGGTGGCCGAGCGCGGACTGGCCCAGGTGACGGTGGAGGAGATCAGCGAGGCGGCCGACGTCTCCCCGCGCACCTTCTTCAACTACTTCGCCTGCAAGGACGACGCCCTGGTCGGCGACCAGGCGGACCACGCGGCGCGCCTGGTCGCCCGGCTGGCCGCCGTGCCGCCCGAGGTGCCGGTGCTGACCGCGCTGCGGACCGCCCTCGACGAGGTCATCGACGAGGTGCGCGCCGAGCGTGAGCTGTGGTGCCTGCGGATGGACGTGGTGACGCGCAATCCCGCGCTGCTGCCCCGCCTGCTGGCCGGCAACGCCGAGACGGAACGCGCCATCGTCGAGGTCGTCGCGGCGCGGGTGGGCGTCGATGCCGACCACGGCTACCCGGCGCTGGTCACCGCCGTGACGGGCGCTGCGCTGCGCCACGCCATGACCCGGTGGGCCGCCCACCCCGACCGGCCGGACCTGGCCGACCTCGTCGACGAGGCGTTCGCCGCCCTCGCTGCGGGGCTGCCGCAACCCGACCGGTCCTGA
- a CDS encoding MDR family MFS transporter has translation MTATVPAKTPEVGAGRMSRREVLQALSGLMVGMFVSILASTVVANALPRIIADLDGTQTVYTWIVTTELLAMTATVPLWGKMADLYSKKLLIQLSLGLFVIGSLIAGLTPNVEVLLVSRVVQGIGAGGMTALATIVMAAMIPPRELGRYAGIFGAVFGVGTIAGPLIGGVLVDTSWLGWRWCFLIGVPFTLLSIVLLQRTLHLPVTRRKVKIDWLGALLITSGVSTVLVWSSLAGNKFAWASGWTALMVGGGLVLLALAVWVESRAAEPIVPLDIFRNRTVSLTTVASILVGVAMFGGTVFLSQYFQLSLGKSPTVAGLMSLPMILGLLVSSTVAGQLITKYGRWKRYLVAGAAVMVAGMLLLATIDAQTSIVLLSVYMAVLGVGVGMLMQNLVLAAQNDVPAHELGAATSVLTFFRSMGGTIGVSALGAVLANRVATLSAEKLGPLTGGATGGEGSTEVPDLSALPEPVLKIIQDVYGTATGELFLVATPFAVLALVVVLFIREKPLHTLSGDERRAREEAAAVVPGAH, from the coding sequence ATGACCGCCACCGTGCCCGCCAAGACCCCCGAGGTCGGCGCCGGCCGCATGTCCCGCCGCGAGGTGCTCCAGGCACTCTCCGGCCTGATGGTCGGCATGTTCGTGTCGATCCTCGCCTCCACGGTCGTGGCGAACGCGCTGCCGCGCATCATCGCCGACCTCGACGGCACCCAGACCGTCTACACCTGGATCGTCACCACCGAGCTGCTGGCCATGACGGCGACCGTGCCGCTGTGGGGCAAGATGGCCGACCTCTACAGCAAGAAGCTGCTGATCCAGCTCTCCCTCGGCCTCTTCGTGATCGGCTCGCTGATCGCCGGGCTGACCCCGAATGTCGAGGTGCTGCTGGTCAGCCGGGTCGTGCAGGGCATCGGCGCCGGTGGCATGACCGCCCTGGCCACCATCGTGATGGCGGCCATGATCCCGCCCCGCGAGCTGGGGCGCTACGCCGGCATCTTCGGCGCCGTGTTCGGCGTCGGCACCATCGCCGGCCCGCTGATCGGCGGCGTGCTCGTGGACACCTCCTGGCTCGGCTGGCGCTGGTGCTTCCTGATCGGCGTCCCGTTCACCCTGCTCTCGATCGTCCTGCTCCAGCGCACCCTGCACCTGCCGGTTACCCGCCGCAAGGTGAAGATCGACTGGCTCGGCGCGCTGCTCATCACCTCCGGGGTCTCCACCGTGCTGGTCTGGTCGTCGCTGGCCGGAAACAAGTTCGCCTGGGCCTCGGGGTGGACGGCGCTGATGGTGGGCGGCGGCCTCGTCCTGCTGGCGCTGGCGGTCTGGGTGGAGTCCCGCGCGGCGGAGCCGATCGTGCCGCTGGACATCTTCCGCAACCGGACGGTCTCGCTGACCACCGTCGCCAGCATCCTGGTCGGTGTGGCGATGTTCGGCGGCACCGTCTTCCTGTCCCAGTACTTCCAGCTCTCGCTGGGCAAGTCGCCGACGGTGGCGGGGCTGATGAGCCTGCCGATGATCCTGGGCCTGCTGGTCTCGTCGACGGTGGCCGGCCAGCTGATCACGAAGTACGGCCGCTGGAAGCGTTACCTGGTGGCCGGCGCCGCCGTGATGGTCGCCGGCATGCTGCTGCTGGCCACCATCGACGCCCAGACCAGCATCGTGCTGCTCAGCGTCTACATGGCGGTGCTCGGCGTCGGCGTCGGCATGCTCATGCAGAACCTGGTGCTCGCGGCGCAGAACGACGTGCCGGCACACGAGCTGGGCGCGGCCACCTCGGTGCTGACCTTCTTCCGCAGCATGGGCGGCACGATCGGCGTCAGCGCGCTCGGCGCGGTGCTGGCGAACCGGGTCGCGACGCTGAGCGCGGAGAAGCTCGGTCCGCTGACCGGCGGCGCCACGGGCGGGGAGGGCTCCACCGAGGTGCCCGACCTGTCCGCCCTGCCCGAGCCGGTGTTGAAGATCATCCAGGACGTGTACGGGACCGCCACCGGCGAGCTGTTCCTGGTGGCCACCCCCTTCGCGGTGCTCGCCCTGGTGGTGGTGCTGTTCATCCGGGAGAAGCCGCTGCACACCCTCAGTGGTGACGAGCGGCGGGCCCGGGAGGAGGCGGCCGCCGTCGTGCCCGGCGCGCACTGA
- a CDS encoding LamG domain-containing protein encodes MERPDPPRPSYRKRWPVVGGAVAVLTAASLVLSPTAGAATAFSADFEDGSIAGWSKSGGTWSVVPDGSQVARQSSTSSENARLFNASTALTDYTVQARVKPVSLGANGFVGLLARASGSTTFHRLALLPGRVELQAVNGSSVTVLGSSARTVSNGTWYTLSLTASGSVVSASVDGTQFASRSASGPAAGRIGLQTAYSSASFDDLVVTTGSTPPPTTAPPTPTTAPPTTAPPTTPPPTTPPPTTPPPTTPPPGGNAPGLQGFATMTGHGRTGTNGGAGGPTVTVSSYAQLAAAVADDAPRIVRVSGTITGTGAKMLDVGSNKTIIGVGSTATISGFGLDVNGWGPDEVAWGGDLCDPAERSQFTHVQNVIIRNLTFRSSPDDSINVQCYSHHVWIDHNTFHPSTDGSVDVKRGSDLVTVSYNRFVGTDKSMLLGHSDSNGAQDTGYLRATYHHNWFDGSNTRHPRVRFGYAHVFGNFVEVDDYFIGLGVGGQVYAESNHVKSAKTITEDFGDTRLTWTGTNFYDKATITRANDSGKTMDDWLRIDNTVARPPYAYTAGSASATPPAAGAGVGGADQLP; translated from the coding sequence ATGGAAAGGCCGGACCCCCCACGTCCGTCGTACCGGAAGAGGTGGCCCGTCGTCGGCGGCGCGGTCGCCGTGCTCACCGCCGCCAGCCTCGTCCTCTCGCCGACGGCCGGCGCCGCCACCGCCTTCTCGGCCGACTTCGAGGACGGCAGCATCGCCGGCTGGTCCAAGTCGGGCGGCACCTGGTCGGTCGTGCCCGACGGCTCCCAGGTGGCGCGGCAGTCCAGCACCTCCAGCGAGAACGCCCGACTCTTCAACGCCTCGACCGCCCTCACCGACTACACCGTCCAGGCCCGGGTCAAGCCCGTGAGCCTGGGCGCCAACGGCTTCGTCGGGCTGCTCGCCCGCGCCTCCGGCTCGACGACGTTCCACCGGTTGGCCCTGCTGCCGGGCCGGGTCGAGTTGCAGGCGGTCAACGGCAGCTCCGTGACCGTGCTGGGCAGCTCCGCGCGGACCGTCAGCAACGGCACCTGGTACACCCTCTCGCTCACCGCCAGCGGCTCCGTGGTCAGCGCGTCGGTCGACGGCACGCAGTTCGCCTCGCGATCCGCGTCGGGCCCCGCCGCCGGCCGCATCGGCCTGCAGACCGCGTACTCCTCGGCGTCCTTCGACGACTTGGTGGTGACCACCGGGTCCACCCCGCCCCCGACGACCGCGCCCCCGACGCCCACCACCGCACCGCCCACCACCGCGCCCCCGACGACGCCGCCGCCCACCACCCCGCCCCCGACCACGCCGCCGCCCACCACACCCCCACCCGGCGGCAACGCGCCCGGCCTCCAGGGCTTCGCCACCATGACCGGCCACGGCCGGACCGGCACGAACGGCGGAGCGGGCGGCCCGACGGTGACCGTCAGCAGCTACGCACAGCTCGCCGCGGCCGTGGCCGACGACGCGCCGCGCATCGTCCGCGTCTCCGGCACGATCACCGGCACCGGCGCCAAGATGCTGGACGTCGGCTCCAACAAGACGATCATCGGGGTCGGCTCCACCGCCACGATCAGCGGCTTCGGCCTCGACGTCAACGGCTGGGGCCCGGACGAGGTGGCCTGGGGCGGGGACCTCTGCGACCCCGCCGAGCGGAGCCAGTTCACCCACGTCCAGAACGTGATCATCCGTAACCTGACGTTCCGCAGCTCGCCGGACGACTCGATCAACGTCCAGTGCTACTCGCACCACGTGTGGATCGACCACAACACCTTCCACCCCTCGACGGACGGCTCGGTGGACGTCAAGCGCGGCTCCGACCTCGTCACCGTGTCGTACAACCGGTTCGTCGGCACCGACAAGTCGATGCTGCTGGGCCACAGCGACAGCAACGGCGCCCAGGACACCGGCTACCTGCGCGCGACCTACCACCACAACTGGTTCGACGGCTCCAACACCCGCCACCCCCGGGTGCGCTTCGGCTACGCCCACGTGTTCGGCAACTTCGTGGAGGTCGACGACTACTTCATCGGCCTCGGCGTCGGCGGCCAGGTCTACGCCGAGAGCAACCACGTGAAGAGCGCGAAGACGATCACCGAGGACTTCGGCGACACCCGCCTGACCTGGACGGGCACGAACTTCTACGACAAGGCCACCATCACCCGGGCGAACGACTCCGGCAAGACGATGGACGACTGGCTGCGGATCGACAACACCGTCGCCCGGCCCCCGTACGCGTACACGGCCGGATCCGCCTCCGCCACGCCGCCCGCCGCGGGCGCGGGGGTGGGCGGCGCGGACCAGCTGCCGTGA
- a CDS encoding STM4011 family radical SAM protein yields MNLAILYRGPLASCNYDCPYCPFAKRRDPPELLRADRAALDRFAGWVAATTDVRLSVLFTPWGEGLTRRWYRDAMVSLSHLPHVERVVIQTNLAARVDWLADADPRAAALWTTYHPGQVDRDRFLGRCARLSELGVRYSVGVVGLPEHLAEARALRAALPAEVYLWVNAAEGRRYDAGEEAIWTELDPLFGYSVRPHVSLDRPCHAGETAISVRGDGTVRRCHFIDEPIGNLYDGSWRSALRPRPCGNAICDCHIGYVHLKPLGLRDVFAGGVLERIPAAWPSVRRPVPVPAPQRRPTPVPAPGPLPA; encoded by the coding sequence GTGAACCTGGCGATCCTCTACCGGGGTCCCCTGGCGAGCTGCAACTACGACTGCCCGTACTGCCCGTTCGCCAAGCGGCGCGACCCACCGGAGTTGCTGCGCGCCGACCGGGCGGCGCTGGACCGGTTCGCCGGCTGGGTGGCGGCCACCACCGACGTGCGGCTGTCGGTGCTGTTCACCCCGTGGGGCGAGGGGCTGACCCGCCGCTGGTACCGGGACGCGATGGTGTCGCTGTCGCACCTGCCGCACGTCGAGCGGGTGGTCATCCAGACCAACCTCGCCGCCCGGGTGGACTGGCTGGCCGACGCCGACCCGCGCGCCGCCGCCCTGTGGACGACCTACCATCCCGGCCAGGTGGACCGGGACCGCTTCCTGGGCCGCTGCGCCCGGCTGTCCGAGCTGGGCGTCCGGTACTCGGTCGGGGTGGTCGGCCTGCCGGAGCACCTCGCCGAGGCCCGGGCGCTGCGGGCCGCCCTGCCCGCCGAGGTCTATCTGTGGGTGAACGCCGCCGAGGGCCGGCGCTACGACGCGGGCGAGGAGGCGATCTGGACGGAGCTGGACCCGCTGTTCGGCTACAGCGTCCGCCCACACGTTTCGCTCGACCGTCCCTGCCACGCGGGCGAGACGGCGATCTCGGTGCGTGGCGACGGCACGGTGCGCCGCTGCCACTTCATCGACGAGCCGATCGGCAACCTCTACGACGGGTCGTGGCGCTCGGCCCTGCGGCCGCGGCCGTGCGGCAACGCGATCTGCGACTGCCACATCGGGTACGTCCACCTCAAGCCGCTCGGCCTGCGGGACGTCTTCGCCGGCGGGGTCCTGGAACGCATCCCGGCGGCCTGGCCGTCGGTACGCCGCCCGGTGCCGGTCCCCGCGCCGCAGCGCCGCCCGACGCCGGTCCCCGCGCCGGGGCCGCTGCCGGCGTAA